The following are encoded together in the Deltaproteobacteria bacterium genome:
- a CDS encoding GAF domain-containing protein → MEVITRCRKCGKKMKSDRVDDYRIKLSCSCGFSEFKNMPAASKAINPYLPMDTFSHIKVDEDGGLIFEMEKANREKMEIITLEEISMLASSDYELDEVLQSVVEKTAKRLGVDAASIYLWYGKELVLRATTSFRKEAIGKVKLKLGEGITGAAAQKGETIIVKDVSNDPRYKKFTELREQEYTTMLSHPIIKKGELFGVLNVQTITSKEFQEDEIYFISIIANLLLGAIRIRKSPCS, encoded by the coding sequence ATGGAAGTCATTACGAGATGCAGAAAATGCGGCAAAAAAATGAAAAGCGACAGGGTGGATGATTATAGAATAAAACTATCCTGTTCATGTGGATTTTCTGAATTTAAAAATATGCCTGCTGCGAGTAAGGCCATAAATCCATACTTGCCAATGGATACCTTTTCACATATAAAGGTGGATGAAGATGGTGGTCTTATATTTGAGATGGAAAAGGCAAACAGGGAAAAGATGGAAATCATAACCCTTGAAGAGATAAGCATGCTTGCAAGTTCTGACTATGAGCTTGATGAGGTGCTGCAGTCAGTTGTTGAAAAAACAGCAAAAAGATTAGGTGTTGATGCGGCATCAATATATCTATGGTATGGAAAAGAACTTGTTTTGAGGGCAACCACAAGTTTTAGAAAAGAGGCAATCGGAAAGGTCAAACTAAAGTTGGGAGAGGGAATTACAGGTGCAGCAGCGCAAAAAGGGGAGACTATTATTGTAAAAGATGTATCCAATGACCCAAGATACAAGAAATTTACTGAACTGCGGGAGCAGGAATATACCACAATGTTGTCCCATCCTATTATCAAAAAAGGCGAACTGTTCGGTGTTTTGAATGTGCAGACTATTACTTCAAAAGAGTTTCAGGAAGATGAAATATATTTTATATCAATTATAGCAAATCTGCTGCTGGGTGCCATCAGGATAAGAAAATCTCCTTGCAGTTAA
- a CDS encoding DUF4115 domain-containing protein: protein MAKQLSLKGVMEKPGVYLKRQREMRGISLEDISRVTKIQMKWLAALENDDANLPHPTFVRGFIRLYCKYAGIDSDDAVLHYEEYLSSKSDNLTDDSNQRSEKIPCHTDAVSTDDKTPARGLPLIHNPALLVIFFVFILTASYFGYAYYNKKVNLNTHKEGSTVGIGLTEPSKPPADNPQADTGITTTGETDKIHEAANKADMHQGGVYDVKKLKLEVLTIKPTWMRVEIDDEKPFEVLLRDSENIVWEAKKKFSIVIGNAAGVGLKLNGKPLGKLGENGQVVKLVLPQETGN from the coding sequence ATGGCAAAGCAGCTCTCTTTAAAAGGTGTTATGGAAAAACCTGGTGTATATCTGAAAAGACAGAGGGAGATGCGGGGTATAAGCCTTGAGGATATATCCAGGGTTACAAAGATACAGATGAAATGGCTTGCCGCATTGGAAAATGATGATGCAAATCTGCCGCACCCTACCTTTGTCAGAGGTTTTATAAGGTTATATTGTAAATATGCCGGCATTGATAGTGATGATGCGGTTCTCCACTACGAAGAGTATTTAAGCAGTAAATCAGATAATTTGACAGATGATTCAAATCAGAGATCAGAAAAAATACCCTGTCATACTGATGCAGTCTCTACAGATGATAAGACACCGGCACGGGGTTTACCTTTGATTCATAACCCGGCACTTCTAGTTATATTTTTTGTGTTTATCCTGACTGCCTCATATTTTGGTTATGCGTATTATAATAAGAAGGTTAATCTTAATACACATAAGGAGGGGAGTACAGTTGGTATCGGTTTGACAGAACCCTCCAAACCACCTGCTGATAATCCACAAGCAGATACTGGTATTACAACTACAGGAGAAACTGATAAGATACATGAGGCTGCAAATAAGGCAGATATGCATCAAGGTGGAGTATATGATGTTAAAAAACTTAAACTTGAGGTACTGACGATTAAGCCTACATGGATGAGGGTTGAGATTGACGATGAAAAACCCTTTGAGGTGTTGTTAAGAGACAGTGAGAATATAGTATGGGAGGCAAAGAAAAAGTTCTCTATTGTAATCGGAAATGCAGCTGGGGTGGGTTTAAAGTTAAATGGGAAACCATTAGGAAAACTTGGCGAGAACGGACAGGTTGTAAAACTTGTTCTCCCTCAGGAAACAGGGAATTAG
- a CDS encoding tetratricopeptide repeat protein: MKKESQKSKIKNFIFVFTIYYSLFTALYGCAASDLKEEASIHYRLGIVHLSEGNLPPALKELSSAVEKNPQDAVYRNALGLAYFYRELNEEAIRHFKEAIRLNPKFSEAHTNLGAVYLKQGEWDEAIGESKKAIENIFYTAPETAFNNMGWAYFQKGDYEKAIDSYKKAIGANPRYGLAYNNMGMAYMKTGRDRDAQDSFALAIKHVPDYAEAYYNLGIVSMKLNDKKRAAQSFNEVIKILPDTDMARSSMENLKSLK; encoded by the coding sequence ATGAAAAAAGAAAGTCAAAAGTCAAAAATCAAAAATTTTATATTTGTTTTTACTATTTACTATTCACTATTCACTGCCTTATACGGCTGTGCTGCATCAGATTTAAAGGAAGAGGCGTCAATACACTATCGTCTTGGCATCGTTCACTTAAGCGAAGGCAATTTACCGCCGGCATTAAAGGAACTCTCATCTGCTGTTGAAAAAAATCCTCAAGATGCAGTATATCGCAATGCACTTGGTCTTGCCTATTTTTATAGAGAACTTAATGAAGAGGCTATAAGACATTTTAAAGAGGCAATAAGATTAAACCCAAAGTTTTCAGAGGCACATACAAACCTTGGGGCAGTGTATCTAAAACAAGGGGAATGGGATGAGGCAATCGGAGAATCTAAAAAGGCAATTGAAAATATCTTTTATACCGCACCTGAAACAGCATTTAACAATATGGGGTGGGCATACTTTCAGAAAGGAGATTATGAAAAGGCGATTGATAGTTATAAAAAGGCAATAGGTGCAAATCCAAGATATGGTCTTGCCTATAATAATATGGGGATGGCATATATGAAGACAGGCAGGGACAGGGATGCTCAAGACTCTTTTGCCCTTGCAATAAAACATGTTCCTGATTATGCTGAGGCATATTACAACCTCGGGATTGTTTCAATGAAATTAAACGATAAAAAAAGGGCTGCCCAGTCATTTAATGAGGTTATTAAGATTTTGCCTGATACTGATATGGCACGTTCATCAATGGAAAATCTTAAGTCTTTAAAATAA
- a CDS encoding sugar kinase — protein sequence MGILVVGSVAFDSVETPFGKAEDVLGGSATYFSTAASYFSDVNLVAVIGSDFPEEHISFLKSRDIDIKGLQKVEGRTFRWKGRYDYDLNEAHTLETHLNVFERFTPQIPEDYKSIPYVFLANIDPDLQWNVLEQVDKPKLVACDTMNFWITGKRESLIKLLSRVNLFVINEGEAMQFAAEPNLVKAARKIMSYGPKTLIIKRGEYGALMFNGSSIFSAPAYPLESIFDPTGAGDSFAGGLMGYLANTDNISEDNIRQAIIFGSVMASFNVEDFSLNRMKTLTLKEINERYREFKKLTHFEDI from the coding sequence ATGGGTATCCTTGTTGTTGGCTCTGTTGCATTTGATTCTGTTGAGACACCTTTTGGTAAGGCAGAAGATGTGCTCGGCGGCTCAGCCACATACTTTTCAACAGCAGCGAGTTATTTTTCTGATGTAAATCTTGTCGCTGTTATTGGTAGTGACTTCCCTGAAGAACATATCTCTTTTCTAAAATCAAGGGATATTGATATAAAGGGGCTGCAAAAGGTTGAAGGCAGGACATTCAGATGGAAGGGCAGATATGACTATGATTTGAATGAGGCACATACATTGGAAACACACCTCAATGTATTTGAGAGATTTACACCACAGATACCTGAAGATTATAAATCCATCCCCTATGTATTTCTTGCAAATATAGACCCTGACCTGCAGTGGAATGTACTGGAACAGGTTGATAAACCTAAACTTGTTGCGTGTGATACAATGAATTTTTGGATAACAGGCAAGCGAGAAAGCCTTATAAAACTTCTTTCCAGAGTTAATCTGTTTGTAATAAATGAAGGTGAGGCGATGCAGTTTGCAGCAGAGCCGAATCTGGTTAAGGCTGCCAGAAAGATAATGTCCTATGGTCCTAAAACGTTAATAATAAAGAGGGGTGAATACGGTGCCCTTATGTTCAATGGCAGTTCAATATTCTCGGCACCTGCATACCCGCTGGAGTCTATATTTGATCCAACAGGTGCAGGGGATAGTTTTGCAGGCGGATTAATGGGGTATCTTGCAAACACAGATAATATTTCAGAGGATAATATAAGGCAGGCGATAATATTTGGAAGCGTTATGGCATCATTTAATGTAGAGGATTTCAGCCTAAATCGCATGAAGACATTGACACTTAAGGAGATTAATGAAAGATACAGGGAATTTAAAAAACTTACACATTTTGAGGATATATGA
- a CDS encoding deoxyguanosinetriphosphate triphosphohydrolase — translation MGVIVARVIDSIIDKEALRLASYAMRSKDSRGRRYYEPEHPFRTAFQRDRDRIIHCNAFRRLEYKTQVFVYHEGDHYRTRLTHTIEVAQIARTIARALDLNEDIAEAIALAHDLGHPPFGHTGEKTLNKLMKDHGGFEHNLQSLKIVENIEHRYPKFKGLNLTWEVREGIVKHSSEHDRPDILDEYEPENAPCLEAQIVDISDEIAYNNHDIDDGISSGMLEIDKLDEIELWKENFSKVKKMYQDEDIKAVKSQTIIQIINQQVTDLVENTLKCIRDYGINSLEDIRKTGHPITRFSTDMDRKNKELKKFLKENLYEHHRVIRMADKANRIIKHLFKIYEEDPRLLPPHVYANINEVGKERLICDYIAGMTDRFALDEYKKLFDPYERV, via the coding sequence ATGGGTGTGATAGTGGCAAGGGTAATTGATTCTATAATTGATAAAGAGGCTTTAAGGCTCGCCTCTTATGCAATGAGAAGCAAAGACTCAAGGGGCAGGAGATACTATGAGCCTGAACATCCCTTTAGAACAGCATTTCAGAGGGATAGAGATAGGATTATTCACTGCAATGCATTCAGGCGGCTGGAGTATAAGACTCAGGTCTTTGTGTATCACGAGGGAGACCACTACAGGACAAGGCTCACCCATACTATAGAGGTTGCACAGATAGCCCGCACCATAGCAAGGGCGCTGGATTTAAATGAGGATATCGCAGAGGCAATTGCCCTTGCCCATGACCTTGGACACCCACCGTTTGGACATACAGGTGAAAAAACCCTTAATAAACTTATGAAAGACCATGGAGGTTTTGAACATAATCTCCAGAGTTTAAAGATTGTTGAAAATATAGAGCATAGATACCCCAAATTTAAAGGTTTAAATCTCACATGGGAGGTAAGAGAGGGTATTGTAAAACACTCATCAGAACATGACCGCCCTGATATTCTGGATGAATATGAACCTGAAAATGCCCCATGCCTTGAGGCACAGATTGTTGATATATCTGATGAGATAGCATATAATAATCATGATATTGATGACGGCATTTCTTCAGGTATGCTGGAGATAGACAAGTTGGATGAAATAGAGTTGTGGAAAGAAAATTTTAGCAAGGTAAAAAAGATGTATCAAGACGAGGATATTAAGGCAGTAAAATCCCAGACAATCATTCAAATAATTAATCAGCAGGTTACAGACCTTGTTGAAAATACCTTAAAATGTATCAGGGATTATGGGATAAATAGTTTAGAAGATATAAGAAAGACAGGTCATCCAATCACCCGATTCTCTACTGATATGGACAGGAAAAATAAAGAACTTAAAAAATTTCTTAAAGAGAATCTATATGAGCATCACAGGGTCATCAGGATGGCTGATAAGGCGAATAGAATCATAAAACACCTTTTTAAGATATATGAAGAAGACCCGCGCCTCTTACCGCCGCATGTATATGCAAATATAAATGAGGTGGGCAAAGAGAGGCTGATTTGCGATTACATAGCAGGAATGACAGACAGATTTGCACTTGATGAATATAAAAAACTATTTGACCCGTATGAGAGGGTGTAA
- a CDS encoding (2Fe-2S) ferredoxin domain-containing protein produces the protein MKPYRLHLFVSQGKHCVSKGSEELLEKFREKLDEYNLKDEIKTSKAGCLSVCKETEPKGDMCPAVVIYPEGIWYKNVSVNDVEEIVEKHLKNGQIVERLSLYKM, from the coding sequence ATGAAACCATATCGTCTGCATCTGTTTGTGAGTCAGGGTAAACACTGTGTATCAAAGGGTTCTGAGGAGTTATTAGAGAAGTTCAGGGAAAAACTTGATGAGTATAATCTCAAAGATGAGATAAAGACATCTAAGGCTGGGTGTCTGAGTGTATGTAAGGAAACAGAACCAAAAGGGGATATGTGCCCGGCAGTAGTTATCTACCCTGAAGGGATATGGTATAAAAATGTAAGTGTAAATGATGTTGAGGAGATAGTTGAAAAACATTTGAAAAACGGACAAATAGTAGAAAGGCTTTCCCTTTACAAGATGTAA
- a CDS encoding XTP/dITP diphosphatase: MKIVLATRNNHKIKEIEALFSDRDINPKNAVAFCGNFLSLKDFSDIPEIIEDCDSFEGNALKKARVAARHTREIALADDSGLMVDVLDGMPGVYSSRYAGENATDDENNKKLLEEIAGIAFEKRIAKYKSVIAVVFPSGEEYIAEGECKGFIAFEPKGSYGFGYDPVFYVPELKKTMAELKPEEKNRISHRAKAISAVKRHLKGEEIV, from the coding sequence ATGAAGATTGTTCTTGCAACAAGGAATAATCATAAAATAAAAGAGATTGAGGCACTTTTTAGTGATAGAGATATTAACCCAAAAAATGCAGTTGCATTTTGTGGCAACTTTTTGTCCTTAAAAGATTTTTCTGATATACCTGAAATTATAGAGGACTGCGACAGTTTTGAGGGTAATGCACTGAAAAAGGCAAGGGTGGCTGCAAGACATACAAGGGAGATTGCCCTTGCAGATGATTCAGGCTTGATGGTGGATGTGTTGGATGGAATGCCCGGTGTTTATTCTTCAAGATATGCAGGGGAAAATGCAACAGATGATGAAAATAATAAAAAACTGTTAGAAGAGATTGCAGGCATTGCCTTTGAGAAGAGAATCGCCAAATATAAATCAGTTATAGCAGTGGTTTTTCCATCAGGTGAAGAATATATCGCAGAGGGTGAGTGCAAGGGTTTTATAGCGTTTGAACCAAAGGGCAGTTATGGTTTTGGTTATGACCCTGTCTTTTATGTGCCTGAATTAAAAAAGACAATGGCAGAACTTAAACCAGAAGAAAAAAACAGGATAAGCCACAGGGCAAAGGCAATATCTGCAGTGAAGAGGCACTTGAAAGGAGAGGAGATAGTATGA
- the rph gene encoding ribonuclease PH, translated as MRGDGRQADELRSVRITRKFLKFSNGSVLIEMGDTKVICTATVEEGVPPFLKGTNKGWITAEYSMLPGSSKVRIRRESSAGKVGGRTHEIQRLIGRSLRSVVDLNAIGERTIWIDCDVIQADGGTRTASITGAFVALVDTIKNMKNKGTINTAPILDSVAAVSVGVVNNLSFLDLTYEEDSKAHVDMNVIMTGSGKFVEVQGTAETCPFSKEDMEDMISLASRGTTELTKKQMGLLGSLK; from the coding sequence ATCAGGGGTGATGGACGGCAGGCAGATGAACTTCGCAGTGTCAGGATAACAAGGAAATTTCTAAAATTTTCAAATGGTTCAGTGCTGATAGAGATGGGGGATACAAAGGTTATATGCACTGCCACTGTTGAGGAAGGTGTGCCGCCGTTTTTAAAAGGAACAAATAAAGGCTGGATAACAGCGGAATATTCTATGCTCCCCGGTTCCTCAAAGGTAAGGATAAGAAGGGAATCATCTGCAGGAAAGGTAGGTGGAAGAACCCACGAAATTCAAAGGCTTATAGGCAGGTCGCTTAGGTCAGTGGTTGATCTTAATGCCATTGGTGAGAGGACTATATGGATTGACTGTGATGTTATTCAGGCAGACGGCGGAACAAGAACAGCATCAATTACAGGTGCATTTGTAGCGCTTGTTGATACGATAAAGAATATGAAAAATAAAGGCACTATAAATACTGCTCCTATTCTGGATTCCGTTGCTGCTGTGAGTGTCGGTGTTGTTAATAACTTAAGTTTTCTTGACTTAACCTATGAAGAGGATTCAAAGGCTCATGTTGATATGAATGTGATTATGACAGGCAGCGGTAAATTTGTTGAGGTTCAGGGCACAGCAGAGACTTGTCCGTTTTCAAAAGAAGATATGGAAGATATGATCTCTCTTGCATCCAGAGGCACAACGGAACTGACAAAAAAGCAGATGGGACTCCTCGGCAGTCTAAAATGA
- the ileS gene encoding isoleucine--tRNA ligase, whose translation MDYKTTLNLPNTDFPMKANLSKNEPDILKKWEDENLYGKIKEISKNRQKYILHDGPPYANGHIHIGHALNKILKDIIVKARFMAGKATDYVPGWDCHGLPIELQVEKDSKQKAVSSKQTKMETRKMCRAYAEKFVNIQREEFKRLGVFGEWDEPYLTMDYKYQSSILRELGRCVERGLVYKGEKPVHWCSSCQTALAEAEVEYADKRSPSIYVGFKIQDSRFKEKIPSLANKDVSIIIWTTTPWTLPANLAIAMHPELEYAAIEIQGQGAEIYIVAKGLLEDVAKKLNWTDYRILDTFYPSRLEGTKTRHPFIDRDSIIILGTHVTLETGTGCVHIAPGHGQDDYELGLKYNLDIYNPVDNQGRFTNAVPEFEGQKVFDANKNIVELLKCKGALLKEDSIEHSYPHCWRCKNPIIFRATEQWFISMEDNDLRKKSLEAIDKVQWIPSWGRDRIYNMVLNRPDWCISRQRAWGVPITAFDCKECGYVLLDKDIINRLADEFEKHGADIWFEKGAAELLPQGTKCLKCGSKEFIKEENILDVWFDSGVSFAAVLEDRDNLKYPADLYLEGSDQHRGWFHSALLTSVSTRGKAPYNSVLTHGFVVDGSGKKMSKSIGNVVAPQEVIDKYGAEILRLWVSAEDYREDIRISGEILTRLSDAYRRIRNTCRFILGNLYDYSPEKDIVPYNELTEIDRLILHRLTKLTERLLKAYNDFEFHVIYHSLHNFCSVDLSAFYLDVIKDRLYTLGAASRNRRAVQTTIYYILDHIVRLIAPIIPFTSDEVWHFMPGRYTDSVHLSSFPEIKNEWLNDKLSETWDILLCTKTEAAKALENARKDKVIGHSLDALVKISAEGELKEILMKYAETFKEILIISQISLLDKGYVFDSSDIMFESQEIKNLKIGINKARGKKCARCWNYSERVGEFKEHPEVCERCIEALSAAGSDKKG comes from the coding sequence GTGGATTACAAGACAACCTTAAATCTCCCAAATACAGACTTTCCAATGAAGGCGAATCTTAGTAAAAATGAGCCTGATATTCTGAAAAAATGGGAAGATGAAAATCTCTACGGCAAAATCAAAGAGATTAGCAAAAACAGGCAGAAGTATATCCTGCATGACGGTCCGCCTTATGCAAACGGACATATCCATATTGGACACGCCCTGAATAAAATCTTAAAGGATATAATTGTAAAGGCAAGGTTTATGGCAGGGAAGGCAACCGATTATGTGCCGGGCTGGGACTGTCATGGTCTGCCAATAGAACTTCAGGTTGAAAAAGACAGTAAGCAGAAAGCAGTAAGCAGTAAGCAGACAAAGATGGAAACCAGAAAAATGTGCCGCGCATATGCGGAAAAGTTTGTAAACATTCAGAGAGAAGAATTTAAAAGGCTTGGGGTATTTGGCGAATGGGATGAGCCATACCTTACGATGGACTATAAATATCAATCTTCAATATTGAGAGAACTTGGCAGGTGTGTTGAAAGAGGTCTTGTCTATAAAGGGGAAAAGCCTGTGCATTGGTGCAGTTCATGCCAGACAGCGCTTGCAGAGGCAGAGGTTGAATATGCTGACAAAAGGTCGCCGTCAATATATGTGGGATTCAAGATTCAAGATTCAAGGTTCAAGGAAAAAATTCCAAGTCTTGCAAATAAAGATGTATCCATCATCATCTGGACGACCACACCGTGGACCCTGCCTGCAAATCTTGCAATAGCAATGCATCCTGAATTGGAGTATGCGGCGATAGAGATACAGGGGCAAGGGGCAGAGATATATATTGTAGCAAAAGGGCTATTAGAAGATGTTGCAAAAAAACTCAACTGGACTGATTATAGAATACTGGATACCTTTTATCCATCAAGACTTGAAGGCACAAAGACAAGACATCCGTTTATTGACAGGGATTCCATAATCATTCTTGGAACCCATGTAACCCTTGAAACAGGCACAGGCTGCGTTCACATAGCACCGGGGCATGGTCAGGATGACTACGAGTTAGGGCTGAAATACAATCTTGATATTTACAATCCTGTTGACAATCAGGGAAGGTTTACAAATGCAGTCCCAGAGTTTGAAGGGCAGAAGGTATTTGATGCAAATAAGAATATAGTTGAACTTCTTAAATGTAAAGGCGCGTTGTTAAAAGAAGATAGTATTGAGCATTCCTATCCTCACTGCTGGAGGTGTAAGAATCCAATAATATTCAGGGCAACAGAGCAGTGGTTTATATCTATGGAAGATAATGACTTGAGAAAAAAATCTCTGGAGGCGATTGATAAAGTCCAGTGGATACCCTCATGGGGCAGGGACAGGATTTATAATATGGTTTTAAACAGACCTGACTGGTGCATATCAAGGCAGAGGGCTTGGGGGGTGCCTATTACAGCATTTGACTGTAAGGAGTGCGGATATGTGCTTCTGGATAAGGATATAATCAACAGGCTCGCAGATGAATTTGAAAAACATGGCGCTGATATATGGTTTGAAAAGGGTGCGGCAGAGTTATTGCCGCAAGGCACAAAATGTCTGAAGTGTGGGAGTAAAGAATTTATAAAAGAAGAAAATATATTAGATGTTTGGTTTGATTCAGGTGTAAGTTTTGCTGCGGTTCTGGAAGATAGGGATAATCTGAAGTATCCTGCTGACCTTTATCTTGAAGGGAGCGACCAGCACAGAGGCTGGTTCCATTCAGCGCTTCTTACCTCTGTCAGCACAAGGGGAAAAGCACCGTATAATTCTGTCCTGACGCACGGTTTTGTTGTTGATGGCAGCGGCAAAAAGATGAGTAAATCCATAGGCAATGTGGTAGCACCGCAAGAGGTTATAGACAAATATGGTGCAGAGATTTTAAGATTATGGGTCTCAGCAGAAGATTACAGGGAAGATATAAGGATTTCCGGGGAGATACTCACAAGACTATCAGACGCATACAGACGAATAAGAAACACATGCAGGTTTATCCTGGGCAATCTCTATGATTATAGTCCTGAAAAGGATATTGTCCCATACAATGAACTTACTGAGATAGACCGCCTTATACTCCATAGACTTACAAAACTCACTGAAAGGCTTTTAAAGGCATACAATGATTTTGAATTCCATGTGATTTATCACAGTCTTCATAACTTTTGTAGTGTTGATTTAAGCGCATTCTATCTTGATGTAATTAAAGACCGCCTCTATACTTTAGGTGCGGCTTCAAGAAACCGCAGGGCAGTGCAGACAACGATATATTATATCCTTGACCATATTGTAAGGCTTATTGCACCAATTATCCCATTTACATCAGATGAGGTATGGCATTTTATGCCGGGCAGGTATACTGACAGTGTGCATCTCTCATCATTTCCTGAAATCAAAAATGAATGGCTTAACGACAAACTTTCTGAAACATGGGACATACTGCTTTGCACAAAGACAGAGGCTGCAAAGGCATTGGAAAATGCAAGAAAAGATAAGGTAATAGGACACTCCCTTGACGCATTGGTTAAAATATCAGCGGAAGGTGAACTTAAAGAGATTCTTATGAAGTATGCTGAAACTTTCAAGGAAATACTGATTATATCTCAAATTTCTTTGCTGGACAAAGGGTATGTGTTTGACAGTTCAGATATTATGTTTGAAAGTCAGGAAATAAAAAACCTGAAGATAGGTATAAACAAGGCAAGGGGTAAAAAATGTGCAAGGTGCTGGAACTACAGCGAAAGGGTAGGGGAGTTTAAAGAACATCCAGAGGTATGCGAGCGGTGCATAGAAGCGCTTTCGGCAGCAGGCAGTGATAAAAAAGGTTAA
- a CDS encoding DUF445 family protein, whose translation MYNILIPPLAGALIGWFTNYVAVKMLFRPYEPVNIFGYRLQGIIPKRRKEIAKTIAKTIENELLNAKDFSKILECIEWKAEVEKAVDEIIEHRFKATRIKSLPIIGLLSENLLYHIKYYLTKEALKHIDEKKGELVNNFQEKIDIKDMLVSKIDNLNLEQFEALLIKFIAKELKHIEWIGGALGFVIGCAQVVISLTLYT comes from the coding sequence ATGTATAACATCCTTATCCCTCCGCTTGCAGGGGCTTTAATCGGATGGTTTACAAACTATGTGGCTGTTAAGATGCTGTTTCGTCCTTACGAGCCTGTAAACATATTCGGTTACAGACTGCAGGGCATTATCCCAAAGAGAAGGAAAGAGATAGCAAAAACCATTGCAAAGACTATAGAAAATGAACTTCTGAATGCAAAAGATTTTTCTAAAATCCTTGAATGCATAGAATGGAAAGCAGAGGTTGAAAAGGCAGTTGATGAGATAATTGAGCATAGATTCAAGGCAACCAGAATCAAGAGTCTTCCGATTATTGGTCTATTGTCAGAGAACCTCTTGTATCATATAAAATATTATCTTACGAAAGAGGCGCTGAAACATATTGATGAAAAAAAAGGGGAACTGGTCAACAATTTTCAGGAAAAGATAGATATAAAAGATATGCTGGTTTCAAAGATAGATAACCTTAATCTTGAGCAGTTTGAGGCACTTCTTATAAAATTCATTGCAAAAGAATTAAAACATATAGAATGGATTGGCGGGGCACTCGGATTTGTTATAGGATGTGCGCAGGTGGTTATAAGTCTGACGCTTTACACTTAA